One segment of Rubripirellula amarantea DNA contains the following:
- a CDS encoding HEAT repeat domain-containing protein, translated as MRDLAPYFSCRLAPRVLARMVVVALTCTLLTTAMVGCQDGPMYAIKAANPYYSYREWGKDKEIGTTDFERRVQLAELAETMPDLPPERQQFWSGQLSELMANDKSAEMRRLAVRAAAGIDDASSLTLIEKGLDDESVKVRMEACRVLASKQSNESARLLAATVGTETDQDVKHAAMKSLAAHSSPVAIKSLSVALKDRNPATRSLAVASLKGSTGKDLGDDPQTWIAALEKIPDDSLTPGAIGGPGDSETKVANRLQDIFR; from the coding sequence ATGCGCGACCTTGCACCTTACTTTTCATGTCGATTGGCCCCTCGTGTTTTGGCACGAATGGTTGTCGTTGCGCTCACGTGTACGTTGCTGACCACCGCGATGGTCGGGTGCCAGGATGGACCCATGTACGCCATCAAGGCTGCCAATCCCTACTATTCGTATCGCGAATGGGGGAAGGACAAAGAGATCGGAACGACTGATTTCGAGCGGCGAGTGCAGCTTGCCGAGCTTGCCGAAACGATGCCCGACTTACCTCCCGAACGCCAACAGTTTTGGTCGGGTCAGTTATCGGAATTGATGGCGAACGACAAAAGCGCCGAGATGCGAAGGTTGGCTGTACGTGCCGCCGCAGGCATCGACGATGCATCTTCGTTGACGCTCATCGAAAAGGGCCTTGATGACGAGAGCGTCAAGGTTCGAATGGAAGCTTGCCGAGTACTCGCGTCGAAGCAATCCAATGAATCAGCACGCCTGCTTGCAGCCACCGTGGGTACCGAAACCGATCAAGATGTGAAGCACGCCGCCATGAAATCGCTCGCGGCGCATTCTTCGCCTGTCGCCATTAAGTCCTTGAGCGTAGCTTTGAAAGATCGCAATCCCGCAACGCGGTCGCTTGCGGTCGCTTCGCTCAAAGGCTCCACCGGCAAGGATCTCGGCGACGATCCTCAGACATGGATCGCAGCCCTCGAAAAGATTCCTGATGACTCTCTCACACCGGGCGCCATTGGCGGACCTGGGGATAGTGAGACAAAGGTCGCCAATCGTCTTCAAGACATCTTTCGTTAG
- a CDS encoding SHD1 domain-containing protein has translation MLKLRFPSKLRCAVASAMVFVFFDVSARGQELGRVWVDASGLHSITATLVRVENDSVVLLRADGGEVKLPLGQLSHDDQKYVSNYSEKITAENGLRSSPPPKPEVEPLEALELPQALFESAENSVLELGPALVMAGDVGLPRSLPADRSRFAFGCQDINIEMDKLDFTDDRVSRPIPIITTDKWDTRTTSVIISASTQVRFMKDTARHQVVRFDFQDGRRVVAMQHDRNVALLDHDHDNQRSLVLVDHGPVGDGGKLALAEGWQADNLRITNARAVPGASPIQTQPKVRWARFVDAQHVIVAIDSSVVLWNLVSGEPIYRIANVDLKATPALSGGHRYLAIPSYGKVDLHETATGKRLGQIKIEPKLPAVSFSPYGDSLAISTSRRIRVWNLPGAALDYDVQARESLGREPTVWVNHELLLTSSGVLMSLPMGLPIWKYDVTACEVASLGEHVAILRREPIEQLVTVKLPHPAAQVTLEHLRSSSVDIDESSWRIAGRSMWNGTQWVDRDVRIGAKPISRR, from the coding sequence ATGTTGAAACTACGTTTTCCATCGAAACTTCGTTGTGCTGTCGCTAGTGCGATGGTGTTCGTTTTCTTTGACGTATCTGCTCGGGGGCAAGAACTTGGTCGCGTTTGGGTCGATGCCTCGGGCCTGCATTCGATCACTGCGACTTTGGTGCGGGTCGAGAATGATTCGGTGGTTTTGTTGCGAGCCGATGGTGGAGAGGTAAAGCTACCGCTTGGTCAACTCAGTCACGACGATCAGAAATACGTCTCCAATTACAGCGAGAAGATCACTGCCGAGAACGGTTTGCGATCATCACCGCCGCCCAAGCCAGAGGTCGAACCGCTCGAGGCTTTGGAACTTCCCCAAGCATTATTTGAATCGGCCGAAAACAGCGTCCTGGAACTCGGTCCGGCATTGGTCATGGCGGGCGATGTTGGCCTGCCGAGGTCATTGCCAGCAGATCGTTCCCGATTTGCGTTTGGATGCCAAGACATCAACATCGAGATGGACAAGCTCGACTTCACCGACGATCGAGTTTCTCGACCGATTCCGATCATTACCACGGATAAATGGGATACACGAACCACCTCGGTGATCATTTCGGCAAGCACCCAGGTCCGGTTCATGAAAGACACCGCGCGTCACCAAGTGGTGCGATTTGACTTTCAAGACGGGCGGCGTGTGGTAGCGATGCAGCATGATCGAAACGTCGCTCTTCTTGACCATGACCACGACAACCAGCGATCGTTAGTGTTGGTTGATCATGGTCCAGTGGGTGATGGCGGAAAGCTAGCGCTGGCCGAAGGATGGCAGGCTGACAATCTAAGGATCACCAATGCGCGAGCGGTTCCAGGGGCGTCCCCCATACAAACGCAGCCCAAGGTGCGGTGGGCGCGCTTCGTGGATGCCCAGCATGTGATCGTGGCGATTGATTCTTCAGTCGTGCTTTGGAATCTTGTTTCAGGTGAACCGATCTATCGAATTGCTAACGTGGATCTGAAGGCGACACCGGCGCTATCAGGCGGGCACCGTTACTTGGCCATTCCCAGCTACGGAAAAGTCGATCTGCACGAAACGGCAACCGGCAAGCGACTCGGGCAAATCAAGATTGAACCTAAGCTTCCCGCCGTTAGCTTTTCTCCCTATGGCGACTCTCTTGCGATCTCTACTTCTCGAAGAATTCGCGTTTGGAATCTGCCCGGTGCAGCCCTCGACTACGACGTCCAGGCTCGAGAAAGCCTCGGGCGTGAACCAACGGTATGGGTCAACCACGAGCTTTTGCTCACCAGCAGCGGCGTGTTGATGAGTCTGCCCATGGGACTTCCGATTTGGAAGTACGACGTCACAGCGTGTGAAGTCGCGTCGTTAGGTGAGCACGTTGCGATCTTGCGACGTGAGCCGATCGAGCAATTGGTGACTGTCAAGCTTCCGCATCCGGCAGCGCAGGTTACGCTTGAACATCTGCGTTCATCATCTGTCGATATCGACGAATCGAGCTGGCGAATCGCGGGACGAAGTATGTGGAACGGGACACAGTGGGTGGACCGAGACGTGCGAATCGGTGCTAAGCCGATCAGTCGTCGGTAA
- the nadA gene encoding quinolinate synthase NadA, giving the protein MSLLHHVTQGPRALATDNLVALTANPNEVHPLKPYKSLEADELNARITAVRQELGDRLMILGHHYQQDQVIEHADLRGDSYLLSESAAASKTCETIVFCGVHFMAETADILANRPDKLAERNGRRVTVILPDMAAGCSMADMAGIKQVEAAWADMAEVIDTERVIPVTYINSAASLKAFCGRHGGIVCTSSNAAAVMEWAYERGDRVFFFPDQHLGRNTALTMGITEEQMPVWDPYEMDLGGNSEQALQDSKVILWKGHCSVHQMFRAEHVHQFRKQYPGIKILVHPECPREVNDLADVSGSTGKILRTVEQSPPGTKWAIGTELHLVNRLKAEHPEQEIHFLSPVVCMCATMYRIDLPHLCWTLENLRDGAIVNQIHVDDETTKWSLIALERMLAVK; this is encoded by the coding sequence ATGAGCCTTCTTCACCACGTGACCCAAGGACCCCGTGCATTGGCTACTGATAACCTCGTCGCTTTGACGGCCAACCCCAACGAAGTTCATCCGCTGAAGCCTTACAAGTCTTTAGAAGCAGACGAACTGAACGCTCGCATCACAGCCGTTCGGCAAGAGCTCGGTGATCGTCTAATGATCCTCGGCCACCACTACCAACAGGACCAGGTGATCGAACATGCCGACCTTCGCGGCGATAGCTATCTGCTAAGCGAATCAGCGGCGGCAAGTAAGACGTGCGAAACCATCGTTTTCTGCGGCGTGCACTTCATGGCCGAAACGGCGGATATCTTGGCCAATCGGCCTGACAAGCTTGCCGAACGCAATGGTCGCCGCGTCACGGTGATCTTGCCTGATATGGCTGCGGGTTGCTCGATGGCGGATATGGCTGGCATCAAGCAAGTCGAAGCGGCTTGGGCCGATATGGCAGAAGTGATCGATACCGAGCGAGTGATTCCGGTCACGTACATCAACAGTGCGGCAAGCTTAAAAGCGTTCTGCGGTCGGCATGGAGGCATCGTTTGCACAAGCAGTAACGCGGCGGCGGTGATGGAGTGGGCTTACGAACGTGGCGATCGCGTTTTCTTTTTCCCTGACCAACACCTCGGTCGCAACACAGCATTAACGATGGGAATCACCGAAGAACAAATGCCGGTGTGGGACCCTTACGAAATGGACCTAGGTGGCAACAGCGAACAAGCGTTGCAAGACAGCAAAGTGATTCTGTGGAAAGGTCACTGCAGCGTCCACCAAATGTTCCGCGCTGAACACGTGCATCAGTTCCGAAAACAATATCCGGGCATCAAAATCCTCGTGCACCCGGAATGTCCTCGCGAAGTCAATGACTTGGCTGACGTCTCGGGAAGCACCGGTAAAATTTTGCGAACCGTCGAGCAAAGCCCACCGGGAACGAAGTGGGCAATCGGCACTGAATTGCACTTGGTAAACCGATTGAAGGCTGAACATCCAGAACAGGAAATTCATTTCCTTAGTCCAGTCGTCTGCATGTGCGCCACGATGTACCGCATCGACTTACCGCACTTGTGTTGGACTCTGGAAAACCTTCGCGACGGTGCCATTGTCAACCAAATCCACGTCGACGACGAAACGACGAAGTGGAGCTTGATCGCGTTAGAACGAATGCTAGCCGTGAAGTGA
- a CDS encoding polysaccharide deacetylase family protein, which translates to MSNNPHKAYATTWRDTVVRRFGARAMLRRTMRDMTLRVKSWLDTKDESTFLRCLACHHVFDDQRTEFLRLIQMLKHRGQFIDTETCLAMAEGNNKIDGRYFHLSFDDGYRNVIRNALPILCDEQVSMIMFAPTHWIGSDWDNAAHFSLEIAEYRDVLEMATWDDLRQMITNGFDVGSHTKTHVRLASLSNEPESLDDELRGSKAEIETQLGRPCTTIAYPYGKPGDYDSTTFQQTKVAGYRAGFGIHRGTVVGGRTPMMLIPRHHFEAEWPVPHVRYFANGNMEEYWRKHVGEQGQPG; encoded by the coding sequence ATGAGTAACAATCCTCACAAAGCCTATGCGACCACTTGGCGAGACACCGTGGTGCGCCGTTTTGGTGCAAGAGCCATGCTTCGCCGAACCATGCGTGACATGACATTGCGTGTCAAAAGTTGGCTCGACACCAAAGACGAGTCCACGTTTCTTCGTTGCCTCGCATGTCACCATGTTTTTGATGATCAACGCACTGAGTTCTTGCGATTGATTCAGATGCTCAAACACCGAGGGCAGTTTATCGACACGGAAACTTGCCTAGCGATGGCCGAAGGAAACAACAAAATTGATGGTCGGTACTTTCACCTATCGTTTGACGATGGGTACAGGAACGTCATACGCAACGCGCTTCCCATTTTGTGCGACGAACAGGTTTCTATGATCATGTTCGCTCCTACCCATTGGATCGGATCGGACTGGGACAACGCCGCTCACTTTTCCCTCGAGATCGCTGAATACCGAGACGTATTAGAAATGGCCACATGGGATGATCTGCGGCAGATGATCACAAACGGTTTCGATGTAGGATCGCATACCAAAACTCACGTGCGTCTGGCCTCGCTTTCAAACGAACCTGAATCGCTTGATGACGAACTGCGGGGATCCAAAGCTGAAATCGAAACGCAGCTCGGGCGACCATGCACTACGATCGCCTATCCGTACGGCAAGCCTGGTGACTATGACTCGACAACATTTCAGCAGACGAAGGTGGCTGGCTATCGGGCCGGTTTTGGCATCCATCGCGGCACGGTAGTTGGTGGCCGCACGCCGATGATGTTGATTCCACGCCATCACTTCGAGGCCGAGTGGCCGGTACCTCATGTCCGTTACTTCGCGAATGGAAACATGGAAGAATACTGGAGAAAGCACGTCGGCGAGCAAGGTCAGCCGGGGTGA
- a CDS encoding glycosyltransferase family 4 protein: protein MSTAGRQIETSDPQAMSRFASFVGALPGPRTGMTYSTEQIVSRLRSCCSLREHDLGTSFCDSRPLWRLKKMLVSFQATLVILSWKCRGNESIYMVVNSRAGLIYNLLHVAAARARGFRCILHHHVVNYIEVPDRRMRLLLHIAPRNTQHVMACQRMVDDFNLAYRSTVNALIVPPMVVDCVAPSDVPSDVQSRNELPDAAGQRRGFIVGHLSNLSIDKGLLEIIETFEMVAKNDDSVRLVLAGPCHGASDRRLLDQAIANHGGRIEYRGAVYDDDKVKFFQDIDGFLFPSKIDSWGIVLNESLAYGVPVISVDRACIPCLIAGAGLIVPPDVRFADRASEQIRQWMSDPVSHQIASEAAIRRGKQLESATKAAMQSLAFSIAGKDVPEPGHVDS, encoded by the coding sequence ATGAGCACCGCTGGGCGTCAAATAGAGACGAGTGATCCGCAAGCGATGAGCCGTTTTGCTTCCTTCGTGGGTGCGTTGCCTGGTCCACGAACGGGAATGACCTATTCGACCGAGCAAATCGTTTCCCGATTGCGTTCGTGTTGTTCACTTCGGGAACATGATCTGGGAACTTCGTTCTGCGATAGCCGGCCATTATGGCGATTGAAAAAAATGCTGGTCAGCTTTCAAGCGACGTTGGTGATTTTGAGCTGGAAGTGTCGAGGAAACGAATCTATCTACATGGTGGTAAATTCTCGCGCGGGCCTGATCTACAATCTGCTGCACGTGGCCGCGGCTCGAGCGCGTGGATTTCGCTGCATCCTGCACCATCACGTCGTCAACTATATCGAGGTCCCCGATCGCAGAATGCGATTACTGTTGCATATCGCCCCTCGAAACACTCAGCACGTCATGGCATGTCAGCGGATGGTTGACGACTTCAACCTTGCCTACCGTTCGACCGTGAATGCGTTGATTGTGCCTCCCATGGTCGTCGATTGCGTTGCCCCATCCGATGTTCCATCCGATGTTCAATCACGCAACGAATTGCCCGACGCGGCTGGGCAACGTCGGGGTTTCATAGTCGGCCATCTCAGCAATCTTTCAATTGACAAAGGACTTCTCGAGATCATCGAAACGTTTGAAATGGTTGCTAAGAACGACGACTCGGTTCGACTTGTCCTTGCCGGTCCCTGTCACGGCGCGTCAGATCGTCGGCTACTCGATCAAGCGATCGCGAATCATGGGGGTCGAATAGAGTATCGTGGTGCCGTTTACGATGATGACAAAGTGAAGTTCTTCCAAGACATCGATGGCTTTCTATTCCCATCGAAAATTGATTCCTGGGGAATCGTGCTGAACGAATCTCTTGCCTATGGAGTGCCAGTGATTTCCGTTGACCGTGCCTGTATCCCCTGCCTTATCGCTGGGGCCGGGTTGATCGTTCCACCCGACGTTCGATTCGCGGATCGCGCCTCGGAACAGATCAGGCAATGGATGTCGGATCCGGTGTCGCATCAAATCGCTTCGGAGGCAGCGATTCGTCGTGGCAAACAATTGGAATCGGCAACCAAAGCTGCCATGCAGTCGTTAGCATTTTCCATCGCGGGAAAAGATGTCCCTGAACCAGGGCATGTCGACTCATGA
- a CDS encoding polysaccharide pyruvyl transferase family protein has translation MDEVPAKSNQFLVFGYFGGWNSGDEAILDSVWSMLEQEYAPASVTGICTRISETISRDYQRRGVRMVKADRIGLLFRLLKTHRLVIGGGQMLTGDRSSKGMLFVLLLCWMGRLRGQRARLIGIGTEGVTRFRSRWLARRIVASSDWIGCRDDFSHAMLIAAGCQPKRLKSTADVVFSAVLAEPNQALSCSSKSSIVIGLHRSPLRSFADASFYRTLIAFLRDSFPDRSLIVVSSDVRENFDAGLLCQLQADITDTSIRWQNCDAPREVLATYANAACVISVRMHPLILALINSVPVVGIAKSNKVKSLAKRVGFPLYDPELMTTTDLKRLIDEAIAHGSPSVDSLLPSAWKNIDGLLETRNRRRTA, from the coding sequence ATGGATGAAGTACCTGCAAAGTCAAATCAGTTTCTTGTCTTCGGCTATTTTGGGGGCTGGAATTCAGGCGATGAAGCGATTCTCGATAGTGTTTGGAGCATGCTTGAACAAGAATATGCCCCCGCGTCCGTGACCGGAATTTGCACGAGAATAAGCGAAACAATCTCACGAGATTACCAGCGTCGTGGGGTTCGGATGGTCAAGGCCGATCGTATCGGATTACTCTTTCGCTTACTGAAAACACACCGTCTTGTTATCGGCGGTGGCCAAATGCTGACGGGCGATCGGTCAAGCAAGGGCATGCTTTTTGTGCTGCTATTGTGTTGGATGGGAAGACTGCGAGGCCAGCGTGCGAGGTTGATTGGAATCGGTACGGAAGGGGTAACCCGTTTTCGCTCTCGTTGGCTGGCACGACGAATCGTTGCCAGTTCGGACTGGATCGGCTGTCGCGATGATTTTTCGCACGCGATGCTGATCGCTGCCGGATGCCAGCCCAAGCGATTGAAATCAACAGCCGACGTCGTCTTTTCGGCGGTCTTAGCTGAGCCGAATCAAGCACTGTCTTGTTCGTCCAAGTCATCGATCGTCATTGGATTGCACCGAAGCCCACTGCGTTCGTTCGCTGATGCATCATTCTATCGAACGTTGATCGCTTTCCTGCGTGATTCGTTTCCGGATCGATCTCTGATCGTGGTATCCAGTGACGTTCGCGAGAACTTTGATGCGGGATTGCTTTGTCAACTTCAAGCTGACATCACTGACACGTCCATCCGTTGGCAAAACTGCGATGCTCCTCGCGAGGTTCTCGCGACGTACGCCAACGCTGCCTGTGTGATCAGTGTTAGGATGCATCCATTGATCTTGGCGTTGATCAACTCGGTACCGGTGGTTGGAATCGCAAAGAGCAACAAAGTAAAGTCGCTTGCAAAGCGAGTGGGCTTTCCGCTGTACGATCCCGAGCTGATGACAACTACCGACTTGAAGCGGCTAATCGACGAAGCGATTGCGCACGGGTCCCCCAGCGTCGATTCATTGTTGCCATCAGCTTGGAAGAATATCGATGGCTTACTCGAGACGCGAAATCGCAGGCGAACGGCATGA
- a CDS encoding FAD-dependent oxidoreductase gives MSTNIIDIETLIIGAGPGGLATAYQLAKSGCKSLTVEQSDQPGGLMRSFVHGEFTLDIGRKELPGRLSDVDQLWSEVLGADLCNYDRRLGVLYQGKIYETERSHGGLTYGMSPLEFLGGLTQMIGGRLSSRNTPVTYQDQVYRRIGERFAKIFYQGYDQKIGGVRWDQRQAEVESTTKTATTSWRHILRRAFAAKSTPIPWRHPAYGSGQVCTSLHQQAADRGAEFWFDTAVSKIGTEGDRVTEVRVMRGGDECQLRPKTVVSSLPIEILARLLDLPAPTAKPSVAERRSTICVYLFFDEPPRFPHSWLKVTCPRLKAGRVTNYSIFSRKMVPSGKTCLCVEFCCLGQDPLLDESDERLKELALAEVAGANLVDKARFSDHLVRRLPGVDGATDLNDWWNPTRREMLDRSRKFANLYCICQPGTDYASWCGLEAANAIVQGSRSSFDRDMDPAALFGLPG, from the coding sequence ATGTCAACGAACATCATCGACATCGAAACACTCATCATCGGCGCCGGCCCGGGCGGTTTAGCGACGGCGTATCAGCTCGCAAAGTCCGGTTGCAAGTCCCTCACGGTGGAACAGTCTGATCAACCCGGCGGGTTGATGCGGTCGTTTGTCCACGGTGAATTCACTCTCGACATTGGACGCAAGGAACTTCCGGGACGTTTGTCGGACGTCGATCAGCTTTGGAGCGAAGTGCTAGGCGCCGACCTTTGCAACTACGATCGGCGGCTTGGTGTCTTGTACCAGGGGAAGATTTACGAAACCGAACGTTCGCACGGTGGACTGACTTATGGCATGTCGCCACTGGAATTCTTAGGCGGTTTGACGCAGATGATCGGCGGGCGATTAAGCAGTCGCAATACGCCGGTCACTTACCAGGATCAGGTCTATCGGCGCATTGGCGAACGGTTTGCCAAAATTTTCTACCAAGGATACGACCAGAAGATCGGGGGTGTCCGTTGGGATCAACGACAGGCCGAAGTGGAAAGCACAACTAAGACGGCGACGACTAGTTGGCGACACATTTTGCGTCGAGCGTTTGCGGCAAAGTCCACTCCGATTCCTTGGCGCCATCCTGCGTACGGGTCGGGGCAGGTCTGCACTTCGCTGCATCAGCAAGCTGCTGATCGTGGCGCCGAATTTTGGTTTGATACGGCAGTCAGTAAGATCGGAACCGAGGGTGATCGTGTCACGGAAGTTCGCGTGATGCGAGGTGGTGATGAGTGCCAGCTTCGCCCCAAGACTGTGGTGTCGAGTTTGCCCATCGAGATTTTGGCTCGCCTGCTTGACCTGCCAGCACCCACTGCGAAGCCGTCAGTTGCCGAACGTCGCAGCACTATTTGTGTTTATCTGTTTTTCGACGAACCACCACGGTTTCCACATAGCTGGCTAAAGGTCACCTGTCCGAGGCTTAAAGCCGGACGCGTCACCAACTATTCCATCTTCAGCCGCAAGATGGTTCCCTCGGGAAAGACCTGCCTGTGTGTGGAGTTTTGTTGCTTGGGACAGGATCCGCTGTTGGATGAAAGCGATGAACGTTTGAAAGAACTAGCGCTCGCTGAGGTCGCCGGTGCCAATCTGGTTGATAAAGCTAGGTTCTCTGACCACCTTGTTCGGCGATTGCCGGGTGTCGATGGTGCAACGGACCTAAACGATTGGTGGAACCCAACCCGTCGTGAGATGCTTGATAGGTCACGGAAGTTCGCGAACCTGTACTGCATTTGCCAACCCGGTACGGACTACGCCTCGTGGTGCGGTTTAGAGGCAGCCAATGCAATCGTCCAGGGAAGTCGTTCATCGTTTGATCGCGACATGGACCCCGCGGCGTTATTTGGTTTGCCGGGCTGA
- a CDS encoding sulfotransferase family protein translates to MPAPNFFLVGAPKCGTTAISVYLRDHPNVFFCNPKEPCFWSDDMPGIRESYGINSVDQYLELFAGAGEPYLAVGEGSTNYLVSEIALKNILQFNAAARIIVLLRNPVDLVHSLHTHNCFSGWDDEPDFERAWARQTERAQASNVPKACLNPVMLQYKTVGNLGQQVKRAMNIVPSNQLLVVLHDDFRTSPGNVYRRILSFLDLPDDGRKEFPLVNEAMAARAKWLTRLLQSDQARTLTQTLKRTLKGPFYQFADRAKKQMSMKKQPKSELERSFRTELINAFETEVALLEELLDRDLSNWRS, encoded by the coding sequence ATGCCTGCTCCCAATTTCTTCCTCGTCGGGGCGCCTAAGTGTGGTACGACTGCGATCAGCGTCTATCTTCGCGACCATCCAAACGTTTTCTTTTGCAACCCCAAGGAGCCCTGCTTCTGGAGCGACGATATGCCCGGGATCCGTGAAAGTTACGGAATCAATAGCGTCGATCAATACCTCGAACTGTTCGCCGGCGCGGGTGAACCCTACTTAGCGGTGGGCGAAGGATCGACCAACTATCTCGTGTCAGAAATTGCGTTGAAGAACATTCTTCAGTTCAACGCCGCAGCTCGAATCATTGTGCTGCTCCGCAATCCGGTCGACCTTGTGCATTCGCTTCACACTCACAATTGCTTCAGCGGTTGGGACGACGAGCCCGACTTCGAACGAGCGTGGGCTCGACAAACTGAGCGTGCTCAAGCGAGCAACGTGCCAAAGGCGTGCCTCAACCCGGTCATGCTTCAGTACAAGACCGTGGGCAATCTAGGACAACAAGTCAAGCGTGCCATGAACATCGTTCCCAGCAATCAACTACTTGTTGTCTTGCACGACGACTTTCGTACGTCACCCGGCAATGTTTATCGACGCATCCTTTCGTTCCTGGACCTGCCGGACGACGGTCGCAAGGAATTTCCGTTGGTCAACGAGGCAATGGCGGCTCGTGCAAAGTGGTTGACACGTCTATTGCAAAGTGACCAAGCCAGAACGCTGACCCAGACGCTCAAGCGGACCCTTAAAGGACCATTCTATCAATTCGCCGACCGTGCAAAAAAGCAAATGTCGATGAAGAAGCAGCCCAAGAGTGAACTGGAGCGATCTTTTCGAACCGAATTGATTAATGCTTTTGAAACCGAAGTCGCGTTGCTCGAAGAGTTACTTGACCGAGACTTATCGAACTGGCGATCTTAG
- a CDS encoding acyltransferase family protein, protein MSNSAVLKPHTRIVELDALRAIAAINLVLFHFTWVYAEKFGYSSDLGFKWPFGAYGVEMFFILSGFVNSMSLLRRGKPVDFVAARLIRIIPIFLLVIIANLFILKLAPMNEQVSLAQFAANMTLLPKVFGYECVDPVMWTLQIEMMFYATLVIMFRLGALRRYFVGWGSLLIASLIVCPSLDALAVSHGEAGWFIAASTIRRLMLLDFVPLFAIGFMLYMIKTGVGKKWQNLLAMTVAAAVFHSIDHGKHNPAATVAIIGLVTACAYGRVPVLRFKPLVYVSTISYALYLCHNNLGSALIYRFDQAGIPPLACFVIAVVFSFSLAIIITNRVEQPMTNALRKAWTRLRTREVGVAVA, encoded by the coding sequence ATGAGCAACAGCGCCGTCCTCAAGCCGCACACGCGAATTGTCGAACTTGACGCCTTGCGAGCAATCGCTGCGATCAACTTGGTGCTCTTCCATTTCACCTGGGTCTACGCCGAGAAATTTGGCTACTCGTCGGACCTGGGTTTCAAGTGGCCGTTTGGTGCGTACGGCGTCGAGATGTTTTTCATCCTGTCCGGCTTCGTCAATAGCATGTCGCTTCTGCGTCGCGGAAAACCGGTTGACTTTGTGGCCGCTCGTTTGATTCGGATTATCCCAATTTTCTTGCTCGTCATCATCGCAAACCTGTTCATCTTGAAGCTCGCTCCGATGAACGAACAAGTCTCGCTGGCTCAGTTCGCCGCCAACATGACACTGCTTCCAAAAGTATTCGGCTACGAATGCGTGGATCCGGTGATGTGGACGTTGCAAATTGAAATGATGTTTTACGCTACGCTCGTGATCATGTTCCGCCTCGGTGCGTTACGACGCTACTTCGTTGGATGGGGCAGTTTGCTGATCGCATCGCTAATCGTATGCCCGTCACTTGACGCGCTGGCGGTCAGTCACGGGGAAGCGGGTTGGTTCATTGCGGCCAGCACCATCCGTCGTTTGATGTTGTTGGACTTTGTTCCGTTGTTCGCGATCGGATTCATGCTGTACATGATCAAGACAGGCGTGGGTAAGAAGTGGCAAAACCTATTGGCAATGACAGTCGCCGCCGCGGTGTTCCACAGCATCGATCATGGAAAGCACAATCCGGCGGCCACCGTTGCGATCATCGGGCTTGTGACAGCCTGTGCGTACGGCAGGGTTCCCGTGCTGCGGTTCAAGCCACTGGTTTACGTCAGTACGATTTCCTACGCGCTTTACCTTTGCCACAACAACCTGGGTAGTGCATTGATCTACCGATTTGACCAAGCCGGGATTCCGCCACTGGCCTGCTTCGTCATCGCGGTCGTGTTCTCGTTCTCGTTAGCGATCATCATCACCAACCGAGTCGAACAACCGATGACCAACGCTCTTCGAAAGGCATGGACGCGACTTCGAACTCGCGAAGTCGGCGTAGCGGTAGCCTAG